A genomic segment from Sphingopyxis sp. DBS4 encodes:
- a CDS encoding TonB-dependent receptor, producing the protein MTYRRKAFWMGSAVLALSASVAAHAQEAPAPADDVSGDEIVVTAQKREQNLQKVPVSVSVLSAAALADNRVSGLEQLSLVSPSIGFTNSANTRGQGLSIRGIGTLNFSDGVEPSVSTVIDGVVIGRSAASFFDFNDIERIEVLRGPQGTLFGKNSSAGALNVVTGKPDLNESSLEASASYGTFDDVRLKATGSLVLDQGRAALRISGFRSKADGIITNTVNGEKLNDNDSWGVRGKLLFEPSDVTSIYVIGDYGESNRNCCVSTVRSVLPTTVYYNGDTRADLLAGQTLGPLNREVTIDGDYFNHQKTGGASVEINTELGGQTITSITAYREFKVFDNNDPDGVPLPVVSLNNARQKQQQFTQELRLTSPAGEPIEYVVGLFYFWQDVVSQTQVKGKLVVNLPGDLYLGNQVDRDITTKNVAAFGQVTGHLTDSLSLIGGFRLTSEQAVAHFDRTILPGAVAAMPSLGGPAYVAPTLKATDTDLSYKLGVQYQASPDVMAYATYTRGYKGPALNMLNNLTAVTVDAGLAVLRPEIARNWEAGVRTTLFDRMLTLNVTGFYETFTDFQAQTYSALLTSFQLTNAGKLITKGAEVEAILRPVDGLNLSGNLAFTDTEVRGLVVSCYAGQTAAQGCVGGRQDVTGEALTNAPKWAWTLNANYGADIGSTLRGSANLAFTYRSKTLFGYRDPNTAQPGYGLLNGRLSLETQDGRYGVSLFGKNLTNKHFASFIGAGLLDTSATGAGYTQLLTPDAFRTFGVEGRVRF; encoded by the coding sequence ATGACATATCGCCGCAAAGCCTTTTGGATGGGCAGTGCTGTCCTTGCGCTGTCGGCGTCGGTTGCCGCGCACGCGCAGGAGGCGCCCGCTCCGGCGGACGACGTCTCGGGCGACGAGATCGTCGTGACCGCGCAAAAGCGCGAGCAAAATCTTCAGAAAGTGCCGGTTTCGGTGTCGGTCCTGTCGGCGGCGGCGCTGGCCGACAACCGGGTCAGCGGGCTCGAGCAGCTATCGCTGGTGTCGCCCTCGATCGGCTTCACCAACAGCGCCAACACGCGCGGGCAGGGGCTTTCGATCCGCGGCATCGGCACCCTCAACTTCTCCGACGGCGTCGAGCCTTCGGTCTCGACGGTGATCGACGGCGTCGTCATCGGCCGCTCGGCGGCGTCCTTCTTCGATTTCAACGATATCGAGCGCATCGAGGTGCTGCGCGGGCCGCAGGGAACCCTGTTCGGCAAGAACAGCTCGGCCGGCGCGCTCAACGTCGTCACCGGCAAGCCCGACCTTAATGAATCGAGCCTTGAGGCGTCGGCGAGCTATGGCACCTTCGACGATGTCCGGCTGAAAGCCACGGGTTCGCTGGTACTCGATCAGGGGCGCGCAGCGCTGCGCATCTCGGGATTCCGGTCGAAGGCCGACGGGATCATCACCAACACCGTCAACGGCGAAAAGCTCAACGACAACGACAGTTGGGGCGTGCGCGGAAAATTGCTGTTCGAGCCGAGCGACGTCACCTCGATCTATGTGATCGGCGATTATGGCGAGAGCAACCGCAATTGCTGCGTCTCGACCGTGCGCTCGGTGTTGCCGACGACGGTCTATTACAATGGCGACACGCGGGCCGACCTGCTGGCCGGCCAGACGCTCGGCCCGCTCAACCGCGAGGTGACGATCGACGGCGATTATTTCAACCATCAGAAGACCGGCGGCGCGTCGGTCGAGATCAACACCGAACTCGGGGGCCAGACGATCACCTCGATCACCGCCTATCGCGAGTTCAAGGTGTTCGACAACAACGACCCCGATGGAGTTCCGCTGCCGGTGGTGAGCCTCAACAACGCCCGCCAGAAACAGCAGCAGTTCACGCAGGAACTGCGGCTGACGTCGCCCGCGGGCGAGCCGATCGAATATGTCGTCGGCCTCTTCTATTTCTGGCAGGATGTCGTCAGCCAGACGCAGGTGAAGGGCAAGCTGGTCGTGAACCTGCCCGGCGACCTCTATCTCGGCAACCAGGTCGACCGCGACATCACGACCAAGAATGTCGCCGCCTTCGGACAGGTGACCGGGCATCTGACCGACAGCCTGTCGTTGATCGGCGGCTTTCGCCTGACTTCCGAGCAGGCGGTGGCGCATTTCGACCGGACGATCCTGCCGGGCGCCGTCGCGGCGATGCCGAGCCTTGGCGGGCCCGCCTATGTCGCGCCGACGCTGAAAGCCACCGACACCGACCTCAGCTATAAATTGGGCGTGCAATATCAGGCGTCGCCCGACGTCATGGCCTATGCCACCTATACGCGCGGTTACAAGGGGCCGGCGCTCAACATGCTCAACAATCTGACCGCGGTGACGGTCGATGCGGGGCTGGCGGTGCTGCGGCCCGAGATCGCCCGCAACTGGGAAGCCGGCGTCCGCACAACGCTGTTCGACCGGATGCTAACGCTGAACGTCACGGGCTTTTACGAGACCTTCACCGACTTCCAGGCGCAGACCTACAGCGCGCTCCTGACCTCGTTCCAGCTCACCAACGCAGGCAAGCTGATCACCAAGGGGGCCGAGGTCGAGGCGATTCTGCGGCCGGTCGATGGACTCAACCTGTCGGGCAACCTTGCCTTTACCGATACCGAGGTGCGCGGGCTGGTCGTGAGCTGCTATGCCGGGCAGACCGCGGCGCAGGGCTGTGTCGGCGGCCGTCAGGACGTGACCGGCGAAGCGCTGACCAATGCGCCGAAATGGGCGTGGACGCTGAACGCCAACTATGGTGCCGACATCGGCAGCACCCTGCGCGGCAGCGCCAATCTGGCGTTCACCTATCGGTCGAAGACGCTGTTCGGCTATCGCGATCCGAACACCGCGCAGCCGGGCTATGGCCTGCTGAACGGGCGCCTGTCGCTCGAGACGCAGGACGGCCGCTATGGCGTTTCGCTATTCGGGAAGAATCTGACCAACAAGCATTTCGCGAGCTTCATCGGTGCCGGCCTGCTCGACACGTCGGCCACGGGCGCCGGTTACACGCAGTTGCTGACCCCCGATGCCTTCCGCACCTTCGGGGTCGAAGGCCGGGTTCGCTTCTGA
- a CDS encoding arylsulfatase, translating to MDYSRRRFVGTLLATTTLCGLTSARAIGATGPRPNIITILLDDVGYSDIGCFGAEIRTPAIDSLAKAGLRYVHFDTKAVCASTRASLLTGRNCHTVNMPDVPDVAAVLPGDPQMARLFRMPGNAQTMAQALQGRGYATWAVGKWHMIPMDELGEGTGRDNWPLQRGFDYFYGFPRGWTDQYRPELVENNAYIKRDFPAGYHLSVDLADKAIDLIERHVAEKNDSPFFMNLGFGTAHSPIQVPREYSAPYDAIYEKGWDQVREDRFARMKHMGLIPADTILPPREPRDRAWANLSDDEKAVFARYMAVYAGFIEHCDRQIGRLLDALREQGVFDNTIIILLSDNGAASEAGQSGFFDGLYRANSLTPAEQRARIDDLGTARTQAEYPRPWAMVGDTPLRRYKLWPYSGGTRTPMIFHWPRHVTDPGAIRRQFVDVVDIAPTLLEAVGARFDPVVGGVAQIPVAGRSFLPTVQSRKAPGRQVQYFELRGNRAITSGRWRAVALHDCDQPYANDRWELFDLDRDFSESTDLAARYPAKVAELKALWDDQWARYGNGVLAQPGALTCRLSDLFDRHPVAGHEG from the coding sequence ATGGACTATTCCCGCCGCCGCTTCGTCGGCACCCTCCTTGCCACCACGACCTTGTGCGGGCTGACGTCCGCGCGCGCGATCGGTGCGACGGGGCCGCGGCCCAATATCATCACCATCCTGCTCGATGATGTCGGCTATTCGGATATCGGCTGTTTCGGCGCCGAAATCCGCACCCCGGCGATCGACAGCCTTGCCAAGGCGGGGCTGCGCTACGTTCATTTCGATACCAAGGCGGTCTGCGCCTCGACCCGCGCGTCGCTGCTGACCGGGCGCAATTGCCACACGGTCAACATGCCCGACGTGCCCGATGTCGCCGCGGTGCTGCCGGGCGACCCCCAGATGGCGCGGCTGTTCCGGATGCCGGGCAATGCGCAGACGATGGCACAGGCGCTGCAAGGGCGGGGCTATGCGACCTGGGCGGTCGGCAAATGGCACATGATCCCGATGGACGAACTCGGCGAGGGCACCGGGCGGGACAATTGGCCGCTCCAGCGCGGTTTCGACTATTTCTACGGCTTTCCGAGGGGTTGGACCGACCAGTATCGGCCCGAGCTGGTCGAGAATAATGCCTATATCAAGCGCGACTTTCCCGCCGGCTATCATCTGTCGGTCGACCTCGCCGACAAGGCGATCGACCTCATCGAACGTCATGTCGCGGAAAAGAACGACAGCCCTTTCTTCATGAACCTCGGTTTCGGCACCGCGCATTCGCCGATCCAGGTGCCGCGCGAATATTCGGCGCCCTATGACGCGATCTATGAAAAGGGGTGGGACCAGGTCCGCGAGGACCGCTTCGCTCGCATGAAGCACATGGGGCTGATCCCCGCCGACACGATTTTGCCGCCGCGCGAACCGCGCGACCGGGCGTGGGCCAACTTGTCGGATGACGAGAAAGCCGTCTTTGCCCGCTATATGGCGGTCTATGCCGGCTTCATCGAGCATTGCGACCGGCAGATCGGCCGCCTGCTCGATGCGCTGCGCGAACAGGGGGTGTTCGACAATACGATCATCATCCTTCTGTCCGACAATGGCGCGGCGTCGGAAGCGGGGCAGAGCGGCTTCTTCGACGGACTCTATCGCGCGAACAGCCTGACTCCGGCCGAGCAGCGCGCGCGCATCGACGATCTTGGGACCGCGCGGACGCAGGCCGAATATCCGCGTCCGTGGGCGATGGTCGGCGACACGCCGCTGCGGCGGTACAAGCTGTGGCCCTATTCGGGCGGCACCCGCACCCCGATGATCTTTCACTGGCCGCGCCATGTGACGGACCCGGGCGCGATCCGGCGGCAGTTCGTCGATGTCGTCGATATCGCGCCGACCCTGCTCGAAGCGGTCGGCGCGCGCTTCGATCCGGTTGTCGGCGGCGTGGCCCAGATTCCGGTCGCGGGCCGCTCCTTCCTGCCGACGGTGCAGAGCCGCAAGGCGCCCGGCCGGCAGGTCCAATATTTCGAATTGCGCGGCAATCGCGCGATCACCAGCGGCCGCTGGCGCGCGGTCGCGCTCCACGATTGCGACCAGCCCTATGCGAACGACCGCTGGGAGCTGTTCGACCTCGACCGCGATTTTTCGGAAAGCACCGATCTCGCCGCCCGCTATCCGGCCAAGGTCGCCGAACTGAAGGCGCTGTGGGACGATCAATGGGCGCGTTACGGCAACGGCGTGCTGGCGCAGCCGGGGGCGCTGACGTGCCGGCTGTCCGACCTGTTCGATCGGCACCCGGTTGCCGGACACGAAGGATGA